A segment of the Lolium perenne isolate Kyuss_39 chromosome 3, Kyuss_2.0, whole genome shotgun sequence genome:
TGGGTTTCATATCCATAGAAAATTCTATTTGGTTGCATATGTCCTGTATTGTACTTTGTAATGTTTACCTTTCATAATTATGCTGCATTACTAGAATTATGGTAGATTGATAGGTTGCTGATGTCATCTTTGTGCCCTATATGCAGCAAAGGCATGAGGTGCAACCAAACTTTAGAAGATTGATTTGTGCAAAACTACGACGGCTTATAGGCGTCAACAAAGTTGAGAAGGTGACCATTTTCTTATGACCAATATGAGATGGTAGCTTGTCATCTCCTGTTAGCATATGTCAGGGGTCCGTAGATACGGGAGATGGCACTCGCCTCCAGCTGATGGCAAGGCTCTTCCGTTTCTTAGTACAGAGGCTCTGAGACTTAGTTGAAACTTCTAATTCTGTGTTGCTTAATTAAAAACGGGGTATATGGTGCCCCTTTATAGGGAACAGTTACTAACTTGCCCCCTAGGAGTCGGAGTCGCCGTCCTAACATATCATTTCTGTATCTTCCTAACTAACCTGATCTCTCTGCCTAACTAAATACCTAGTTGATCGTGCGGTGGTTATGTGTTCCTGAGTGGACAAACCGACACCATTAGGACAACATCTCCAGTCTTCATTTTCATGAATTAGTTTTGTAATGTATTTTGCTTACTTCCTTTGAACTTGTTTGGATAGCCAGGAATGGAAACACTCTACCAAATCCACATGGATCTTAGTTCTCCACATGGATTGTGCTTGGGATCCCACCCTTGCTGACCAatccaaacaaagatcttcatgtctgctggGGAGAATTTGTTGGGAATATAGGGGGTATAGGGAAGTCTCGCTGAGTGAACTTCAAAACAGATGGTTTGATTTGCATTTATTCGAATTTAAGTCTTGACAATGCGCAGAATTCAGATTTTTCAGTCTGGTTGTCAAAATTGTTGCGCCATGAACTAGTTTGCTCTGGGCTCGGCATTGAATTGAAGGTCCAGTCGTTTAGTCCGACCCCTTGTTTTTTCCTTCAACGATACCTCTAACAAAATCGAGAAAGATTCTTGTAGGAATATTTTGCTTACTGATCCAAATTACATCTTTTATTTACTATAGACATGCAATATCCTGGGATCCCCTGTATTCTTTGGAGCTTCGTATTTTTTGAAGATGTAAAAGACCTTTTGATGCAACTAACAAGATCTTTTTATTTTAACATTAAACAGATTGACAAGTCCTATAAGCTCACTGATGCTTATGCAAAGAAACTTCTTGCTCCAATGAAAGATCCATCTCAAAAGAAGAAGGATCCAGCCAAGCCATCCAAGGCATCAAAGAATGTAGGTCTGTTTCCTGCTGCGAGTCCTGCACTAGAAGCAGCTCAAGCTGCAGCTATGAAAGTAGCTGATGCAGAAGCCAAAGCACACATTGCAAATGATCACATGATGGAGGCTGAAAGGATCTTCAAGATGGCCGAGGAGACGGAGTCTCTCCTTACGCTCGCGTCAGAGCTCTATGATCGATGTATACCATGTTCATACTCCACCATCTTCCATTCCACCTTGCTATTGTCTTTCCTAACCTTCGCTAATGCTTCAGGTTCAAGAGGAGAGGTACTCACAGTATTGCAATCGGCGCACAGGGAATATTGATATCAAAACCATCAGCCGCATGCCAACATTTGTTCTTTTGTACATGGATAGGTTGGGCGGGCAGCGGGCTTGCCGTCTTGCCCGCATTGTTGCTATGTTGTAACTTAAAAGCAGTTCGCTGTGGATATTTAACTTGAGTGCATTTCACATACTGTCTGTCATAACGATCGTAATGTGCATCTCTTTTGGCATATGTTAGTGCAAGTATGATCATATGAGCAGCCATGTTTCTGTCCTGATCAAATGCAAGAAAAGAAGGGGAAGAAGGAATAAGTGTTTTTTTGTTTACTTGTAGAAGGAATAAGTGTTAAACCCATTCATCAAGGCAAAGCAACTTCTTTGCATAAGTAGGTTCTCtcatgtattttttttttttgacaagttGTGATGTTCCTTGCTTCTCACGTATGTTAGCATTGCTTTTCCTAGATGCTTGACGTACAACCTGTGATCTGAAATCATCTGATGGTGACTTCTTTGTACATGGTCGATGGCCTTTCCAAAGGAAGGTGCCTAAAGCAGATTCTTCCATAATTTTGTCCTCTGCGATGCAGTTTGCTCCGAAGTTCAGTTTATGGACCAAACTGCTGAGAGCATCCATTTTTTCTTGAAATTTATTGAAGGGAAGTCGGGTGAAAATCTGAACAACGGGCAGCCGCACTTTTTTTTTTCCGAAAAGGAGAACATAGCCTGGCTGCTGCATCAATCAATGCACACAACCTTCCTTTTGCAGTGTTTTAGAGTACATAATATAAAGCATCACAAGACATACGACAAACAAGACCGGAAGGCGGAACACACAAAACACAAAGCTAGGCTACTTGAGCAACACACCCTTCCTAAAGTGCTCACCAAAATCGTCTGAAGATGGGTTATGTGAGAGCATTCTTTTTTCCGATAAATGATGCTTTACATTACTTAAAGAGTTTAACCATACACCCGGTCTCTGCAATTTATATTACACAAATCTTTTCTCTCGTAGTAAAGTTATAAAACCAGATTTTTTACATCTTGCTTAGGCCATTTTTTGGCACCAAAAGATGAATAGTAAATGGTCTACCAAAGTACATTGTGCTTCACTCGAGTTGGAGTGTACGATTTTCCTGGACTATGGTCCCTGTGAAATTTTCCTATAAAAAGTTCATTACATCACAAGGATAAAGCTACCAAATTCTCGTGAACCGCGTTTCTATGCCTTAACAACTCTTTTCCACCcattcggttaggacccttgcaaTTCTTTTATTCTACTGAATATCATTTGttacaatttcttatgtttcaaagTATTTGTTATTGTGCTTTCCAAATTGTTTTATATTTCTACTATTCAAATAGAGTTTTAACAGAGGATGGATCTATGCATTTTGTGCCTGCAATTTCCTAGTTTTGTCTTGCCAACACATGCGCCTTTAAATTAGTCCCTCTGTTTTATTTACCATGCCTTATAGATTTAGTTAAACTTAAACTTAGCAAAGTTTGACTAAATATGTAGAAAAAAATAAACATATATGATATTGAATCAACATTGTTAGaaccatcatgaaatatatattTATATTATATATATTTAGTATTACACTTACATGGGGAGAAGACAAAATGTGATCTATTGTGCCATGACTCAAGAATGTATTTTGTCGAAGTTTTAATTTCCCTACATTACTTTGCAACCTGACACGCAAGGAAATTACAACAGGGAAAACATGGATACTCGGGTATAATATCGTTTGCTTATGCTCTTCATAGTTCATGCACCTAGGTTACATCCGTTTGCTCCCTTTATATATATTATCCAAACGTAAGATGTCCGTGCGTAGCTATGTCTGTGGGAAGCTGGTTATTTTGCTTTAGCATTATACTAGGTTAAACATTTTAAAGTTTGAACTTCGACTAAATTCAGAGCACACATAATTATAAACAGAGGGAGTACGTCTTGCTAGACATTTAATAGCGGTGATTAAATTGCAGATATCAGGTGCCCCTAACACAAAACTAACACATCgtaaggctgctcatagtggaaAGTAACAAAGGGTAGTAACATAcatatgttactactctatgttaccacTTCCATAGTGGGTAGTATTATGGGTGTAGTAACATACAATGTCATATTAATTATTTCGTAGACTCATTCTTTCTTAAAATGTGTGATgtgatggtaacatagctagttaccattaCCCTCTCTGTTCTCAATTAATGACATACCATATCATCAAAATGCTTAGTTGGCATTGCATATTATTGATGTTACTACTTATTTTacttcccactatgagtagtctaagagGAACACGAAAACTAACACACCGCAACACAAACACAAAAAAACACTACTTACTGCATATATGGTTGAGTTT
Coding sequences within it:
- the LOC127343549 gene encoding single myb histone 4 isoform X2, encoding MGAPKQKWTSEEEEALRRGVLKHGAGKWRTIQKDPEFSPVLSSRSNIDLKDKWRNLSFSASGLGSRDKIRVPRIKVPSSSPSPSPQLLLLPAPDNVAEASPPEDIEKNPEDDKTSVPKYSAMILEALGELKEPNGSEVTTICNFIEQRHEVQPNFRRLICAKLRRLIGVNKVEKIDKSYKLTDAYAKKLLAPMKDPSQKKKDPAKPSKASKNVGLFPAASPALEAAQAAAMKVADAEAKAHIANDHMMEAERIFKMAEETESLLTLASELYDRCSRGEVLTVLQSAHREY